The Gopherus flavomarginatus isolate rGopFla2 chromosome 4, rGopFla2.mat.asm, whole genome shotgun sequence genomic interval AGCTTTGTCTCAGGGCCGAATTAAGACCTTTAGAGGCCCTAAGCACTGAAAAGATTATGGTGCTCCCACAtatgtaattcaaaataaaaacaatactatactgtaaaatacaattttattttttgaaatagCACAAAACTTACATATATACTAaaattaaaatagcttctttctaGATTTTCTGATTGCAAAATTCTGGATAAGTTGACCGAAGCTGACTCGACAAAGCATGTCCACTTCCATAAACAACAGGGAAAGTGAATCAAGTCTGTCCTGACACGTTGTTCTGagggttttttattcttttcagttGAGAAAAAAAGCATTCTGCTGAGGAGTGAGTAATCATCAATGTTAGAAAAATACGTAGTGCGATCTCTACATTTGGAAATACACATTGTATTCTGCCTTTCAATATTGTGTCATGAAGATCAAtgtgactgaatttcatttttcctgtttcattaaacTTTGTGCACATATAATTGTGGAACTGCCGTACCTCTCCACAGAGATTCATGTTCAAGTCAACAGAGTATGAGTCAACTAGCTTTTGGGAATCTTGTGAATATTGTTCATCAGATAAGTCCATatagtttagaaaagaaaatctactTGATACTTCTTTGTACACTTCAGATCTCCTCTTCATATGAGCTTCAAGTGTATTAATTATAGCGTAGTAAATAGATACGTGAAATTTGTCTCTAGGATTCAATGCTGTTTCTGTTGCACTGCAAtcgtttgcttgtttttttctgaTTCGCTTGCGGGACTTGGCTTCTTTGTAGTTAGTATCAGGCAAGATATCAAAATATATGTCTTCAAATCTTTCGAAATCATTCCTCAAAGTGTGTAAGTGGTCTGCTAATGATTGACAGAGATCTGCACATGTTTTcaaatccaattctttttctTGGAGAGCGTGACTTGTGTGGTAAAAGTGTTGTAAAATTTCATTCCACATGGTCAACATGAATACAAACCCTAGTTCTTGCATCTTGTTTGCAAAGTTTTCTGCATTTTGTATAGTTTCTCCTTTTTGTGATTGATCGTCAGCTATACTTTCTAATGCATCCACAATCTTTGAGTAGGACTCCAGAATTGCACTTGTTGCCACTGTATGTGCCTCCCAGTGAGTATTAGATCTTTTCTTCTATTATTTACAGCATGAACAGGTTCAATCTCTGACACATCCATACCTTTGAGAACAATGTCTGTTTTACCACCAGGAATAAGATGATCAGTTACAGTCTCTGACACGTCCACATGTTCTGGAATGGTGTTTGTTTCACCAATAGAAGAAGGGTCAGACTCTGAAACACTTACAGGTTTTGGAACGATGCCTGTGCTACTGAGAGAAGATGTTGCTTCTGATGgatttgatttgaaaaaaaatgtcagctttggaagattttggaaaatttcactaGTTTTTTGTTTCTTGTCTTCCACCAGTTTACATTTCTGTACTCCACTTAGTTGGTTACGTTTCATCCTGCCCCTTATCTCAGTtatctgaacttaaaaaaaaaaaaaattacacaacgTACActatttttatatgtatatatatatgaaagaaaaaaagaatcaaGTACATATAACTCAGAAGAATATAccaataataaaacaaatttattgcaATACGTCACAGAATCTGATTTCCTTGCATTATTTCGATCTACGTTAGTAGGACGGCCCCCTGATTTAGGTGGGGATAAgtaataaaaagagaacagaaaaatggGGGAAGAGCGTGTAGTGGAGTGTAAGGAAGTCtaacaaagttctgatttttcccaTGATGACTACTTGGATGCtctttttgaaatatcaaatatcaaatttaaaaaaaaaactcattttTTTTGGTGCCCCCTGTTTTGCTGGTGTCCTCAGCATGTGCTTAGTCTGCCTATTGGGTAAAACAACCCTGCTTTGTCTTGACCAGCTTGATCTGCAAACACACAAGAAACTTCCATACTTGAAGTTttcatcattaaaaaaaagtaattagtCTGAATATACTTCTCAGAAAAGAGAGATACATCGCTAGGGGGTCTTTCTTGGTTGAAAAAAAAGGAGTATGAATAAATGGGTGAAAAAATTGTGTTCTGAACCTCTCTCATTCACTGAATATTGACCAAATAAAATAAGATGCACCTAACTGTGGGCTGTTTGCAGACTAGTTTGCCAGTCATTGTGTAAGTTCCTCTGTTTTCCTCAAGATGGATTCAGTTTTCAGATAATTTTATTGCAGCTTGAAAAGATGGTATAAGAAAATAGGGAGATGAAAATGATATCTGAAattagtaatttttttaatgttcctCCCCCACTAATCTACAAATCTGATACTTTAAATCATGTTCCCAAATCAAATAAGTCCAGAGATTCGACATCGACTGGGTTTGAAGCAGGAATCTCTAGTGATCTGAGACTCACAGCTGTGGTTTCCTTTCCTTCCTTCAACTGTGAAGCAGCTTCATTAATTTGGATTTAGATTTCAGCCTCAGCTGctggtgggaaaaaaaaacatggcaGGCCTTGAAAAAATATACCCACCTGTGACGCTCTCCTCCAGGCACTGAGAACTGAAAGCCAGTGTTACAGTGTCACCCTCCTGCCTTAGTCAGCGTGAGCTTTGCTGGAGACTAGACTGTGCATCGGCTCCCTGCTACATCAATCTGTCTGCTTCACCAGGAAACTCCTCAAGACTCTGCCAGTCTTTACCTTGCCTTGCAAAAAACAATCAGTGAACCCTAGTTCTCCAGAGACATCTCTCTgtagtgtccagtccctctcactgtaCATTTACAGAAATGAAGTGTGCTGCCTCCAAAGGGCCTGTGCACACACCAGCCAGTTGGTTTAACTGAGGACTCACACTTAATTCACTGTAACAGCACTGAAATGGTCTatagtaaaattaaaaataagtttattttaaaagaacagaaaTGTAAGTGATACTAAGCAGATATAACAGAAACAGAAAATGGTTAGAAACAGACAAAATAAAACATACTTCCAGAGTCTAAGACTTAACTTTAGCAAGCTACAATTTTTTCATGTACTGCAAGCCTCCAGCAAGAGGATCCAGCATTCCTGGAATCAGAGGATGCTGTCCCCTCTGTCCCCTAAGTGATGGATAATTAATGGGTTTTCTCCCCTTCCCAGTAAagttttgaaatgtattctttgaaaaataaattcagaCAAAGTTCCTCTCCTCTTCAGAGGCGTAGACCCAGGCTGTTTTCCACATCTTCTGGTCAATTTACCTTTTTGATTGgcttaatcactttgtttaccttAGATGTAAATGTACTTCCATGGTCTCTGGCCTCACTTTGCTCAGTTAACACTGGAAACAAAGGCAAACAGGCAAAACAATATTCATTTGTCTACAACAAACTCGTTTACCCTCTCTACTCAAATTGCTTGGCCTGAACATATTTTAGGAACATTTTCCAGCACACATACATAATCCTTTACACAGGAACCATATATTATGCAACAATATTAATGACCAGAGTGTCACTGATTTTTATATGAAACTTTCAAGACACTGTTTGGCTAGATAATGTGAAAACAGTGTGTTGGGTGTGCCCTTTGCCTGTTGGCATAAAGGGGCTCATAGGGTCACACCAATTTTGTCAGTGCTGCTTTGAAATAAAGCAGACACATACAACAGGAATTTAGGAAGAAATTTTTTTAATTGGCCATGTAACTTTCCTCCTTAAGCACACTGTTCTGCAACATAGCCCTCTTAGAATCTTAAATGTCTAGCAGCCCCTCACAATGGTCCCATTCACAGCTTCGCAGAGCAAAAGGCCTCTGTGATATCACAGACACAGGAACTTGGAAGTTACAGCATGTTCCCAAGGAAGGGCTGTACACCCACAGCTAGTTGGCAGAGGGAATGCAGTGCTTGGAGGATAGAACATAGCACAAATATGTTTTTTTGAAGCACGAAAAGAGAGATGCTATGCTTCCTCTATGTGTAGAGAATAAGCACTCTGATACACAGTCCTGACTAGATGCAGACTATTATGGGCTCGCCATCTCCCCATCCCCAGGTCACTGATGTTCATAAATGAATATGCAGTGATACTGTAGAGGCTGTTGACATTTTATGAGCTTTTGAAATCTGTCCCAGCAGGGAAGGTGAGGCATCACAAatggtttgcttttttaaaaaaatattatttttgtttgtttggacaGGGACTCTGGGCAGAAAATAtttgctggaaaaaaaacaaagaataatTAGCTGATCACTATCCTTGAGAAGTGGTCATTTTCAATTATCTAAGGACAGTGCAGCTTTCTGCAGATGGCTGTTTCTGGCtgcaggaaaaggaaaaaaaacaaagaaactattaagaaaggagagaaaatgaATTGTGAAGGTTTTAAATATCCATAGCTTTAATTAATAATGAATAATGATTATCTGTGGAAAAGCTTTTCTATTAAGGAAGTAGCTTGCCTGGCAGTTGGAGCAGTTTACACTGTGTGCATGTCTATactggagctggaaggtgtaGCCCTAGATACATCCTCAGTGTGGCTAGAACGTTCTGCTGCTCATGCTTCCATGACTATATTTTTATTGTTAGCAGACTAGCTCCATCACAGCTAGCGCAGGTAGATTGTCTTGAGCTGGGAATTATACCTTCCAACTCCAGTATGGACATACCATCCCTAGTACTGCCTCTGACTCACTGTGCGAtgtggggcaagtcactttacagGAGCATTATGAGACTTGACTACTACTCTTTTTTTAATGAGAGAGATAAAGTAGGTGAGGCGTTAACATATTTTATTAGAGccacttctgctggtggaagagACAGGCTTTCGAGCtccaaagagctcttcttcagatctggggaaggtaaccagagtgtccGAGCTAAGTAAAAGTTGGGCAGATGAttaagcataaggggttcacATATGCTATTCacctgaatgcaggggactggactagatgatctctcaaggtccctttgaTTCTATGCTGTAGGAGACCACGTAAAGTGAAGTGGCCAATTAAGAGTTATCAGGCAGGGGTCTTACAAATTGTTGCAATGAGCCAGAAAACCAGTGTCTCTATTGAGGCcaggatttttagtgtctagcataGTTATGAATTTCAGTTCCCAAGCGTGTCTTTTGAAGGTgcatgcaggtttcctttgaggacaagaacTGAGAGTTCAGATAtgaagtgattgctttgtgaagtgTTCACCCACGGATGATgtgatatttttgtcttttatcatttttctgtgtgagtccATTCAAGTGAAcaatgattgtctggtttcacctacatagttgttgttggggcatttgatgaACTGGATGAGGTACGCCTAATTTATCCAAGGCTCTTGCTCCTTGGCCATAAATTATACACACAGAACATAATTAGCTCACATAAAATTCATTGCCCCCCTCAAAAGCCTATTTCTGCAAACATGCTtacaaaaatatattgaaattaaGTGGAAATATCAATTCCACATCTTCTTAAATGTCTTTGGATGACCTCTTGCTTGCTAACTAACTTGTTACAATgacaagactcccactgatttcaatgggcattggtTCTGATTCCTTTATCCACTATCTGAAAATTTGATAGTTCAATTTACACAAAAGAAATAACTCGGAAAGAAAAACCAGTTGTGCAGGCTGCAGAGAGGTGCCCCCCACCTCACTGGTTTGTggggattttgttgttgttcattgTAATTTAGATGATCAAAAAGGTATCTAGAAACACCGAGGGAGCCAACCGTACTGCAACTGGTAAGGCAAGGGAAGTGCTTCACAAAACTGGTACTGGGATACAGGGCCTTTTCAGATATCTGGTTCCTAACCATTATCAGAAGGGACCAAATGTCAGTGCCATCTGATGGTTGTTCAGAAGATTATATATGTGAAATTACATTTGACAGTCTCACGACAGTTCCTGGCAGTTAACTGTTgacatctctctctcacatacacacaaacccACCATCACATTGGTACCTTATGTCAACAACAAAGCCAAGTATTGACATAAGAAAAGAGACTTGaacttctttctctcttttttggaAGGTGGTTCCTCCAGGAGAGAGGTAAGATGGGCTAGCAGATCATTGTTTGCAAGCCAGACTGCCCATGCTGTACCTTATCTCTAGTAGAGTGTTAAGGTCTGCAGTGGTGTCACTCTGGACTTGTCATGAATAGAAAATGTATACTTTAAAGGaaggggtgtgtgagagaggatAAACGGAAGGAAAGGGGAAAGTTACAAAGCATGAAATGCTTCTAATACTTGCATTTACTAGCTGCAGACCAGAGTTTTGCATCACTAGGCAGAAAGAACAAACTGACCTCTTCACAGAAATGGTGCTCCTAAGATCTTTAATAGCTTGCTTCAGAATAAGTTCTCATTTGAGCACAGGtatcagggggagggggaaggaatggTATAAAACCACCATGCAAACGCCTGACAGCACTAGTTATGTGAGACACAATCTGGGTCCATAACGTTTTAAAATGCATGCCCTGCATAATAACAAACACTGCAGAATCCTCTGCTTTTCTCCCAAGCACCATTCTACATTGGGCCATAAAGTACAAATCTTGTAAGCCTCTGACATGAATGCATGTTTTATGTGAGATGGGGAGATATTAACTTATTGCCTTCGTATATAGAGGGTCCTTCCAAACATTTTCCACCTCTGACACGGAGGGGAAGGGTAGCAAAGAGGGAGCGCTCTAGGGATTTCCTGCAAACACATTTAACCTTTGACACCTGCAATCATCATTTCCAGGGCTAATACCAGTATCTGCAGGAGTGCAGGGAGCCTGCTGTTGCTTTTAGCCTTAGGAAATCCTAGGTTCCTTGGGATTAATTTGTTATAATGGCCATAAGTATAGGGGTACATCgggaggtgggagaaggggagggagttCTACAAGAAATCCTGCTGCTTGACAGCAATTTTTGCAAAGGTTAGAACAGCCAGCTACGTGATTCGGCTGAGTCACCACTTTTCCATAAAGCAATAAGACTCACCCGTATTGTATAAGCACAGTTCTTCCAACAAATATTTGCTTTAATGAACGATGTGCTGCACCGCTGATAAATTATTCCGGCCACAAGTAAATAGTACCTACCAGTTTGCACATTTGAACACCATCTGCTGAGGCAGAAACAGGAGCATTGTATGAAGGGATGGCTGACAAGATCGGTAATGCCTTATGGAGCTGTTTATTTCTAGGTCACCAGGTCAAATTCAGAAGCAATGAAATGTCCATACCATCAGATGGTGGTTTGGTGGCTTATATGAAACAAGCTGGTAGCCTCAGTCTATCCCTTCTGGACAGGTGTTCACCATCACAGCTTACACAAACTGGATCCCTGGATGACAGC includes:
- the LOC127048993 gene encoding uncharacterized protein LOC127048993 isoform X1; this encodes MEAVGTHYLSGFPFLSAVSSSCYFPPSPTSRTVVNKLCLSLQKTEMLCSIYPPLSEKQKKNHSQQTLPPSTLTITEIRGRMKRNQLSGVQKCKLVEDKKQKTSEIFQNLPKLTFFFKSNPSEATSSLSSTGIVPKPVSVSESDPSSIGETNTIPEHVDVSETVTDHLIPGGKTDIVLKGMDVSEIEPVHAVNNRRKDLILTGRHIQWQQVQFWSPTQRLWMH